Proteins encoded in a region of the Scomber scombrus chromosome 16, fScoSco1.1, whole genome shotgun sequence genome:
- the samd12 gene encoding sterile alpha motif domain-containing protein 12, translated as MLGQSPHLIGGILWIQNPMRAVHCNLSQNGIDHQMCPEDMTSQLEEEEESVDAGAVLLDDDSLSYQDISPPMYQRRSPPHRSVSESELTRVIPGYVKLSKPVALWTQQDVCKWLKKHCPNQHQIYSDSFKQHDITGRALMRLTDRKLERMGIMQEAQRQHILQQVLQLRVREEVRTLQLLTQAKLSPKPQRKAGR; from the exons CTGTTCACTGCAACCTGAGCCAGAATGGCATCGACCACCAGATGTGCCCAGAAGACATGACATCAcagctggaggaagaggaggagtccGTGGACGCTGGGGCTGTGCTGCTGGACGACGACAGCCTGAGCTACCAGGACATCAGCCCTCCCATGTACCAGCGCCGCTCACCGCCACACCGCTCTGTCTCTGAATCTGAGCTGACACGGGTAATA CCAGGATATGTGAAGCTGTCCAAGCCGGTGGCCTTGTGGACCCAACAGGATGTGTGCAAATGGCTGAAGAAACACTGTCCCAATCAGCACCAGATCTACAGCGACTCCTTCAAACAACACGACATCACAG GGCGGGCTCTGATGAgattgacagacaggaagctaGAGAGAATGGGTATCATGCAGGAAGCCCAGAGGCAGCACATCCTGCAGCAGGTCCTGCAGCTCCGTGTGCGGGAGGAAGTCAGGACCCTTCAACTTCTCACACAAG CGA AATTATCCCCAAAACCACAGAG AAAAGCAGGAAGATGA